A window from Phaeocystidibacter marisrubri encodes these proteins:
- a CDS encoding thioredoxin family protein, whose product MFKYLLTIVAMCGTMFVHANDTLDFFSGNYDQLLIEAESSQKPVLLYFHFNGCGGCTQMEKNVFVDPDVQRYYNQSFLVFEVNIKEEEGMKVNQNYNVQLAPTFIFLNPAGEQVHKIVGVFSIPDFVRAGKIAAQEEETLNALQQQYAAGNRDSDFLYRYCQVLRDANVMDSGVVSQYIQTLPEKELKSEQTLSFIYEYSFIHHDAVFSFYSPAIKALRANKPVVYEKYDSANVERRIMYIAMGDLGKAIRDKDREKYEELIQYLEKYLPTDVPFLVFPEVDGRFTMATQVEGLIDEFRLQALISFEGADAAYEHLITEVPNPRELDESRLISTAATIRYLTEDPKLLGLGLEWAEIAIELYPSYHSYSVYAHYLYTLGRYSEAKEATLKSIELGEADDYYCQMEEELLVRIEEKL is encoded by the coding sequence ATGTTCAAATATCTATTGACAATAGTGGCGATGTGCGGCACTATGTTCGTGCACGCCAATGATACACTCGATTTTTTTTCGGGGAATTACGATCAACTTTTAATCGAAGCAGAATCTTCTCAAAAGCCAGTGCTGCTGTATTTCCATTTTAATGGATGTGGAGGTTGTACACAGATGGAGAAGAACGTTTTTGTAGATCCAGACGTCCAGCGTTATTACAACCAATCTTTTCTCGTGTTTGAGGTGAATATCAAAGAGGAAGAAGGGATGAAGGTGAATCAGAACTATAACGTTCAGTTGGCACCTACCTTCATTTTTTTGAATCCAGCAGGAGAACAGGTTCACAAAATTGTTGGAGTCTTTTCCATTCCAGATTTTGTCAGGGCGGGAAAGATTGCTGCTCAGGAGGAAGAGACTCTGAACGCTCTCCAACAGCAATATGCGGCGGGCAATAGAGACAGCGACTTTTTGTATCGCTATTGTCAAGTTTTGCGCGATGCAAACGTGATGGATTCTGGTGTAGTCTCTCAGTACATCCAAACATTGCCGGAGAAAGAGTTGAAGTCGGAGCAAACCCTATCCTTTATTTATGAATATTCATTTATTCACCACGATGCGGTATTCTCATTCTACAGTCCGGCAATCAAAGCCCTGCGAGCAAACAAGCCAGTGGTTTATGAGAAATACGATTCTGCTAATGTGGAAAGAAGGATCATGTATATCGCCATGGGCGACCTAGGTAAGGCGATTCGTGATAAAGACCGCGAAAAGTATGAGGAGCTCATTCAGTATTTAGAGAAGTATCTGCCTACCGATGTTCCTTTTCTCGTTTTCCCAGAAGTTGATGGTCGGTTTACCATGGCTACTCAAGTGGAAGGACTCATCGATGAATTTCGCTTACAGGCATTGATTTCATTTGAGGGAGCCGATGCGGCCTATGAACATCTCATAACCGAAGTGCCCAATCCAAGAGAACTCGATGAAAGCAGACTGATTTCAACCGCTGCGACCATTCGCTATTTGACTGAAGATCCAAAGCTTCTTGGCTTAGGCTTGGAGTGGGCGGAAATTGCCATTGAACTGTATCCGAGCTATCACAGCTATTCTGTATATGCTCATTATCTCTACACTTTAGGTCGTTATTCCGAAGCCAAAGAAGCAACGCTAAAATCCATTGAATTGGGCGAAGCAGATGATTATTACTGTCAGATGGAAGAGGAGCTTTTGGTACGTATTGAAGAGAAGTTGTAG